The Clostridium beijerinckii genomic sequence AGTTATTCCCTACCATTTTTCTTACGAAAGTTCCATTTTCAAATCCAAATTTAGTTCCTATTACTTTATTAACTTCTTTTATATTGTAAAATTCATTAACGTAAAATTCAGGAGATGCTGAAATCAGGTATATATCATATCCCTCATTTTTAAGTTTTTTCATCATTTCCAATGCATCATCATATAAAATATTTTTTAGCCTCTCATCATAAAACGCTTTAACAAGTTCAGCTAACTCCTCTTCTTTTATTCCATCTATAAACCTTAAAAATGTCTCTTTTACTTTTCTCTCATCATATATTCCAATTGCGTACATAATTCCACAGTATATAGCTCTTGGTAAAAATCTTAGATTTTTTTTATTTTTCTTAATTACATACTTAAATAATTCCATTAAGGTTTCTTTTTTAGTAATGGTATAATCTATGTCAAATATAGCAAGTTTCTTCAAAACACAAATACCTACCTTTTTAATATTTAATTCTTAACACTCAAGCATATGATTTAACTTTGCTTTAAATCATTAAGTGTTTAGAGCTAAATATTATAATGATTAATTTCGATTAAAAATTCTTAGGCTTTTCTTTCTTTAAACTTAATCCCGTTATTATTTTTTATCACTCGTTTATTTTAAGTAATAATAACCTTAATTATT encodes the following:
- a CDS encoding HAD-IB family hydrolase is translated as MKKLAIFDIDYTITKKETLMELFKYVIKKNKKNLRFLPRAIYCGIMYAIGIYDERKVKETFLRFIDGIKEEELAELVKAFYDERLKNILYDDALEMMKKLKNEGYDIYLISASPEFYVNEFYNIKEVNKVIGTKFGFENGTFVRKMVGNNCKGEEKVRRLKEVLKDEKIEVDFKESYMFSDSLSDKPLLDLVGKPYLINYKKNHDIEILRWK